The following proteins are co-located in the Clostridia bacterium genome:
- a CDS encoding ribonuclease HII, giving the protein MPSGEAGWEKERQLWREGYRLIAGVDEVGRGPLAGPVVAAAVIWPPASSLAGLRDSKRLTPRQRQVLDALIRERALAWAVAAVPARYIDTLGLSRAVANAMCRALSRLSVAPEYVLVDGYPVSQIPWPQEALIHGDAFCASIAAAAILAKVWRDSLMENLSRRYPQYGFGLNKGYPTPAHLEALRRYGPCPHHRRSFAPVLAAVGAGGGQPDRGEQGQ; this is encoded by the coding sequence GTGCCGTCAGGAGAAGCGGGATGGGAGAAAGAACGGCAGTTATGGCGGGAGGGCTACCGCCTGATAGCCGGCGTGGATGAGGTGGGACGCGGCCCGCTGGCGGGGCCGGTGGTGGCCGCGGCCGTGATCTGGCCTCCGGCGAGTTCCCTGGCCGGCCTGAGGGACTCCAAGCGCCTCACTCCCCGGCAGCGCCAGGTGCTGGACGCCCTCATCCGGGAGCGTGCCCTGGCCTGGGCGGTAGCCGCAGTTCCGGCCCGTTACATAGACACCCTGGGCCTGTCCCGCGCCGTGGCCAACGCCATGTGCCGGGCGTTGAGCCGGCTCTCCGTAGCCCCGGAGTACGTGCTGGTAGACGGTTATCCCGTTTCCCAGATCCCCTGGCCCCAAGAAGCCCTTATTCACGGGGATGCTTTTTGCGCTTCCATCGCCGCCGCGGCCATACTGGCCAAGGTGTGGCGCGACTCCCTCATGGAAAACCTCTCGAGAAGGTATCCGCAGTACGGGTTCGGGCTGAACAAGGGCTATCCCACTCCCGCCCACCTGGAGGCCCTGCGCAGATACGGCCCCTGCCCCCATCACCGGCGTTCCTTTGCGCCCGTACTGGCCGCGGTCGGTGCCGGCGGCGGACAACCCGATCGGGGCGAGCAAGGCCAATGA
- a CDS encoding YraN family protein, giving the protein MKRRTANRRHELGRRGEEAAVAYLQAHGYIILDRNFRCRWGEIDIVARQARTLVFVEVRTRTASPLGSAEESIGPQKKARLRRLAAYYLYRTGRGEVDCRFDVIAITADANGNILDLRLFTDAF; this is encoded by the coding sequence ATGAAACGAAGGACTGCGAACCGACGCCATGAGTTGGGCCGTCGGGGAGAAGAAGCCGCGGTAGCCTACCTTCAGGCCCACGGGTACATCATACTAGACCGCAACTTCCGCTGCCGCTGGGGAGAAATCGATATCGTGGCCCGACAGGCCAGAACTCTGGTCTTTGTAGAGGTAAGAACCCGCACCGCTTCCCCATTGGGTTCGGCCGAGGAGAGCATAGGACCGCAGAAAAAAGCCAGGCTGCGTCGCCTGGCCGCCTACTATCTCTACCGAACCGGCAGAGGGGAAGTCGACTGTCGTTTCGACGTGATCGCCATCACCGCCGATGCCAACGGCAACATCCTGGATCTGAGGCTATTCACCGACGCCTTCTAG